One stretch of Plasmodium vivax chromosome 8, whole genome shotgun sequence DNA includes these proteins:
- a CDS encoding QF122 antigen, putative (encoded by transcript PVX_094810A), whose translation MNFITRMGKKAKAAAAAVVEEKPAKENNVKENAANDKKQAAPKATEKGDKNQKAPKNDKKAAPSSGGEGAANVQLNGSVNKKEKETDGKKSNNAKESNTGGASNSKAEQNQNAAQKKKKANKNNKREDASAGNLNEESMEEEKVNESPAQGKAKGAKKGEAKKEEAKKGEAKKGDAKKGEAKKDDAKKADAKKADAKKTDVVTPEPKEEAKKDLKKELKLKEDERKKIENELNKKFQKLSKQDNSKNINDKMEAEVKRKAEYENLIASINTSISKVNAQTPRPTNMKMSSADVENKCKEAKLKKKKMNPKNEEEMEEVNTYINYLEEQLNITKNYESFKSFQNRLITLKKTCEEKLKENVKSLSEIKVQEKKLRFVDKIIKFKKEKHNVTIVEADITNKEFVMPSDKYNQLIKPFNFINKIQSKYVVYVDKVNNNNFENKVSLFISGCKEDIENFITHVRSLDMTEKNYLHMPNRTFKSMLNMYEGNFRKMEEETNVLLHIDNDTLHYCGMKSDIERLKEVIEKANNEQSANTKNISKDIKLDSVLGRGFNKSLLKAIEAKTNTFIRMNYDSKSFEAWATIKGNKNSDIEEAEEKLNEIIKSLESKFVEFDEREMFNLYKKCAYELNDIKVNLNLFVVRHDNGISLVGKGENIQKGLEILDYVKNVISSKSVKKKVTEEEAYLFNANYRNYIKAQTGAEVKIFNKTNYKELNISGNKNDIDNALQLIDELLEKRKCVHVEITEKVIAMLLSAKAQKIKEIEKDTSTSIQINKNNHVAQIYGHEENIALAKDVLQNLLQSDDKEEKYNANNNYITVEMVVDTEHIGSIIGKKGRTINKIQEETFAKKIHIDKDSKKVLIQGTPKTVEAAQKEIQKILNRSKEENAHNNTYQGDRYNKNFSHSLTPNRRNAYQSSSNNTRSANKSSHRPDSAQNGVYINTNDEKAFPSLHDVSNIQSRKTKKAINQANVKRQDEQQQAAEAATADKQ comes from the coding sequence ATGAACTTCATCACGAGAATGGGAAAGAAGGCCAAGGCCGCGGCGGCGGCGGTGGTCGAAGAGAAGCCAGCCAAGGAAAACAACGTGAAGGAGAACGCGGCGAACGATAAGAAGCAGGCGGCCCCCAAGGCGACCGAGAAGGGAGACAAAAACCAGAAGGCTCCGAAGAATGACAAGAAGGCGGCCCCCAGCAGTGGAGGTGAAGGAGCGGCAAATGTGCAACTCAACGGAAGCgtgaacaaaaaggaaaaggagacgGACGGTAAGAAGAGCAACAACGCGAAGGAGAGCAATACCGGCGGTGCGAGTAACAGTAAAGCTGAGCAGAATCAAAACGCAGcacagaagaaaaagaaggcgAACAAGAATAACAAGAGGGAGGACGCTTCTGCGGGGAACCTAAACGAGGAGTCcatggaggaggagaaggtgaACGAGAGCCCCGCGCAAGGCAAGGCGAAGGGTGCTAAGAagggagaagcgaagaaggaagaggcgaagaagggggaagcgaaaaagggaGACGCGAAGAAAGGCGAAGCAAAGAAGGACGACGCGAAAAAAGCGGACGCTAAGAAGGCGGATGCAAAGAAAACCGACGTGGTGACCCCCGAACCCAAGGAGGAAGCCAAGAAGGACCTGAAAAAGGAACTCAAGCTGAAGGAAgacgaaaggaaaaaaatcgaaaacgAGTTAAACAAAAAGTTTCAAAAGTTGAGCAAGCAAGATAACAGTAAAAATATCAACGACAAGATGGAGGCAGAAGTGAAGAGAAAGGCAGAATACGAAAATTTAATCGCCTCCATTAATACATCTATTTCTAAGGTAAATGCACAGACACCGAGACCAACGAATATGAAGATGTCATCTGCAGATGTAGAGAACAAATGTAAGGAGGCAAaactgaagaagaaaaaaatgaaccccaaaaatgaagaagaaatggaagaagtAAACACGTACATTAACTACCTAGAGGAACAATTAAATATCACGAAAAATTACGAAAGTTTTAAAAGCTTCCAAAACAGGTTAATCACTTTGAAAAAGACATGTGAGGAGAAGCTAAAGGAGAATGTGAAAAGTCTATCCGAAATTAAAGTCCAAGAGAAGAAGCTCCGATTTgttgataaaattataaaatttaaaaaggaaaaacataacGTTACCATTGTGGAAGCAGACATCACGAACAAGGAATTTGTCATGCCAAGTGATAAATACAACCAGTTAATTAAGCCCTTCAATTTCATCAACAAAATTCAGAGCAAATATGTGGTGTACGTAGATAAAGTGAACAACAATAATTTTGAGAACAAAGTGTCCCTTTTCATTTCAGGCTGCAAAGAAGATATAGAAAATTTCATCACGCATGTGAGGAGCCTCGATATgacggaaaaaaattacctacaTATGCCCAACAGGACCTTTAAATCGATGCTCAATATGTATGAGGGTAACTTcagaaaaatggaggaagagACAAATGTGCTGCTACACATAGATAATGATACGCTGCACTACTGCGGAATGAAGAGCGATATAGAGCGACTGAAGGAAGTTATCGAAAAGGCAAACAATGAGCAAAGTGCCAACACGAAAAACATTTCCAAAGATATCAAATTGGACTCTGTGCTCGGAAGGGGATTTAACAAAAGTTTATTAAAAGCTATTGAGGCCAAGACCAACACGTTCATCCGCATGAATTATGACTCCAAAAGTTTCGAAGCTTGGGCTACCATCAAGGGGAATAAAAACAGCGATATAgaggaagcggaggaaaAGCTCAACGAAATTATCAAAAGCTTAGAATCCAAATTTGTAGAATTTGATGAAAGGGAAATGTTTAACTTGTATAAGAAATGTGCCTACGAATTGAATGACATAAAAGTCAATTTGAACCTCTTCGTCGTACGTCACGACAATGGTATTAGTCTCGTaggaaagggggaaaacattCAGAAGGGGTTAGAAATTCTGGACTACGTGAAAAATGTGATATCCTCAAAAtcggtgaagaaaaaagtaactgaagaagaagcgtACCTTTTCAATGCCAATTACAGGAACTACATAAAAGCGCAAACCGGAGCAgaggtaaaaatattcaacaAAACGAATTATAAAGAACTAAACATcagtggaaataaaaacgataTAGACAACGCTTTGCAGCTAATCGATGAGTTActagaaaaaagaaaatgtgtgcatgtcGAAATTACCGAAAAGGTAATTGCCATGCTCCTTTCAGCCAAGgctcaaaaaattaaagaaattgaaaaagacACATCCACAAGCATTCAGATAAACAAGAATAACCACGTGGCGCAGATCTACGGGCATGAAGAAAACATTGCCCTAGCGAAGGATGTCTTGCAAAATCTGTTACAATCAGATgataaagaggaaaaatataatgccaataataattacatcACCGTCGAAATGGTGGTAGATACGGAACATATTGGAAGCATCATTGGAAAGAAGGGTAGAACTATTAACAAAATTCAGGAAGAAACTTTTGCCAAAAAGATTCACATCGATAAGGATAGTAAGAAGGTCCTAATCCAAGGTACTCCCAAAACGGTTGAGGCGGCACAGaaggaaatacaaaaaattctTAACAGAagtaaggaagaaaatgcacACAATAATACCTACCAAGGTGACCGTTACAACAAAAACTTCAGTCACTCCTTGACACCCAATAGGAGAAACGCATACCagagcagcagcaacaacaCCCGCTCAGCCAACAAATCTTCGCACCGACCCGATTCGGCCCAAAACGGCGTCTACATAAACACCAATGATGAGAAGGCCTTCCCCAGCCTCCACGATGTTAGTAACATTCAATCTAGGAAGACCAAGAAGGCCATCAACCAGGCTAATGTGAAGAGGCAAGACGAGCAGCAGCAGGCAGCCGAGGCCGCCACGGCTGACAAGCAGTAG
- a CDS encoding hypothetical protein, conserved (encoded by transcript PVX_094815A; Apicoplast targeted protein. Curated by Stuart Ralph, Walter and Eliza Hall Institute of Medical Research, Australia.) — MRSQNMIKIILTCLAAITIFCNVHDAKICYNVHRRNANSNVLFIEKNAPHKIRYRLKAKEFVNFREIQLQRIKDYRKRSGPDKNNINYNVKDAYNYHDNFLFVRNEVFPTLAKIENEKLKEREKFRELFRNINDYNTSFSRRTFMEFLIDLYNIFLKIDELFLIYKEDFSLLTYTGPMQLTNHLYDDIVYLTSVVENCDDVTVSPYGREYISHLEELSQKNKIKFLAHAYLFYKNFHLNKEHLLNSICKYLNIIKKLKSSKYVPDVSNFEFCLNKMSRKWSRWDKDNFLSGLHDATDKMMILTKHFQQTKG; from the exons ATGCGAAGCCAAAACATGATTAAGATTATCCTAACCTGTTTGGCAGCGATCACCATCTTTTGTAATGTGCATGatgcaaaaatatgttataacGTACACAGAAGAAACGCGAACAGCAACGTACTctttattgaaaaaaatgctcccCACAAGATTAGGTATCGTCTCAAAGCCAAGgaatttgtaaattttagGGAAATACAACTACAGAGGATAAAGGATTATAGAAAACGCAGTGGGCCagacaaaaataatattaactaCAATGTGAAGGATGCGTATAATTATCATGACAATTT CCTCTTCGTCAGGAATGAAGTGTTCCCAACGCTAgccaaaatagaaaatgagAAACTGAAGGAGCGGGAGAAATTTCGAGAACTGTTTCGAAACATCAATGACTATAACACGAGCTTTAGCCGACGG ACCTTTATGGAATTCCTCATCGACTTATACAACATCTTCCTAAAAATTGACGAGTTATTTTTGATTTACAAGGAAGACTTCTCCCTCCTTACGTACACGGGGCCCATGCAGCTGACGAACCACCTCTACGACGATATTGTCTATCTGACGTCGGTGGTTGAG AACTGCGACGACGTGACGGTCAGCCCATACGGCAGGGAGTACATCTCACACCTGGAGGAGTTAtcccaaaaaaacaaaataa aaTTTTTAGCGCACGCATacttattttacaaaaactTCCATTTGAACAAGGAACATTTGTTAAACAGcatttgcaaatatttaaacatcatcaaaaaattgaaatcgTCCAAGTACGTTCCGGATGTTTCCAACTTCGAG TTCTGCCTGAACAAGATGAGCAGGAAGTGGAGCAGATGGGACAAGGACAATTTTCTGTCCGGTTTGCATGACGCGACAGACAAAATGATGATATTGACGAAGCATTTCCAACAAACGAAAGGGTAG
- a CDS encoding hypothetical protein, conserved (encoded by transcript PVX_094820A) — protein sequence MDDEAINFKICNLVNQKRKEAKDTRLHFFGQNQTHKEKAHAKVLQAQQPVHHQEEHFLAKEKKSDVHFAMLKPNDKGGKKPVAKKDAAAAAGRGGGAPQAKEAPFEEEPPGEADSARREGTVEESRAQEKDSQREGLQNGGPQKGEPQNGGSQNGGPQNGGPQNCDFQRCSSANCPPHSSNEPCRCAQSHSTEKQPFGEKGKKNKKGTNVNYIVHYNRYKPTRVPPTFSKSKGNPPVVKKNKNQYINCNFRYYVKEKNYLTQSVDEHIKWEQIEKVDYIVFDNTKLACPICLEDKIISPRITKCRHIFCFFCILKYFIDENDENKKMWKKCPICFEIINENDLRAVKFHYVKNYSINDSISMCLLYTEDKKIHLKSDRLYFNNSFKVTNKNFVKHTKTGDYKYFVHIDYMNKNLTTFSRNHTNKISKLNLNLGIQFSKLFYLYNPLSIWIKDLHIFNFILKNKQMHLVASDTNVIQKAIENIKLKISEYLNIPIERMNPELNLDERSFDSFYLYDNLAHDVYLAKNQKSPVEEKCPLDGEKPADEGSPDLKHLNQTYFYQCIDGQCIFLDPFILNLLFFECDNYMNRMPKFLCNRQITYIETFELDEKIRKRHAILSHLPLGVNVLFVSFNIDDLLSERTKTHFSKEISERKKKHHSILRKKMKEEKYFKLLADEEIDRKEKRYWNLPNNTINIQSDTISISSGMLRHPNLLDEEKYLHGELDGDWVVKQNECAFVEHLFANVNWDNQPGGTSTGGRQKSGLKRGPKNGLTGAAGSNGPSGPTWPKKDPPVNRDNAADPNVCHIPKRSFLEIAKQKSDAGDVKSEMGKKKEEQLSIGSGSVHVNLIDLINTKTAKKKKRK from the exons ATGGACGATGAAGCGataaatttcaaaatttgcAACTTAGTCAaccagaaaagaaaagaagcaaaggaCACGCGCCTACACTTCTTTGGCCAGAACCAAACACACAAGGAGAAGGCGCATGCGAAAGTTCTTCAAGCCCAGCAGCCAGTTCACCACCAAGAAGAACACTTCTtggcaaaggagaaaaaatcgGACGTGCACTTTGCCATGCTTAAGCCGAATgacaagggggggaaaaagccAGTCGCTAAAAAGgatgctgctgctgctgctggaCGTGGCGGGGGTGCGCCCCAAGCGAAAGAGGCACCCTTCGAGGAGGAACCCCCCGGGGAAGCGGACAGCGCGAGGCgggaaggcacagtcgaggagAGCCGTGCCCAGGAAAAGGACAGTCAACGGGAGGGtctccaaaatggagggccccaaaaaggtgaaccccaaaatggaggaTCCCAAAATGGTGGACCCCAAAATGGTGGACCCCAAAATTGTGACTTCCAAAGATGCAGCTCTGCAAACTGCCCCCCGCATAGCTCTAACGAACCGTGCCGGTGCGCACAAAGCCATAGTACAGAGAAACAACCCTTtggagaaaaagggaaaaaaaacaaaaagggaacgaaCGTAAATTATATAGTACACTACAACAGGTATAAACCAACCAGGGTACCCCCCACATTTAGCAAAAGTAAAGGCAACCCCCcagtggtaaaaaaaaataaaaatcagtACATAAATTGCAATTTCAGATACTatgtgaaggagaaaaattacCTAACGCAAAGCGTAGATGAGCATATAAAATGGGAGCAAATCGAAAAAGTGGACTACATAGTGTTTGACAATACTAAGTTAGCATGCCCAATATGTCTGGAGgacaaaataatttctcCAAGAATTACCAAATGTAGGcacatattttgttttttctgcattttaaaatatttcatcgacgaaaatgatgaaaataaaaaaatgtggaaaaagtGCCCCATCTGTTTCGAAATAATAAACGAAAATGACCTAAGAGCAGTCAAATTTCACTACGTAAAAAATTACAGCATCAATGATAGCATTAGTATGTGTCTGCTCTACACAgaggataaaaaaatccACTTAAAATCGGATAGACTATATTTCAATAACAGCTTCAAAgtgacaaataaaaattttgtgaaacATACCAAAACGGGggattataaatattttgtccATATagattatatgaataaaaatttaactaCCTTCAGTCGAAATcacacaaataaaatttccaaatTAAATCTCAATTTGGGTATTCAATTTTCCAAACTGTTTTACCTGTACAATCCTCTCTCCATATGGATAAAAGAcctccacatttttaacttcattttgaagaataaGCAGATGCACTTGGTCGCTTCAGACACGAATGTCATTCAGAAGGctattgaaaatattaagttaaaaatcagcgaatatttaaatattccCATTGAAAGGATGAATCCCGAGCTCAATTTGGACGAGCGCTCCTTCGACTCCTTTTACCTTTATGACAACTTGGCCCACGACGTTTAC CTGGCCAAGAACCAGAAATCGCCCGTGGAGGAGAAATGCCCACTCGATGGAGAGAAGCCCGCCGACGAGGGTTCCCCGGACTTGAAGCATTTAAACC agaCCTACTTCTACCAGTGTATAGACGGGCAGTGCATTTTCCTGGAccccttcattttgaa CCTACTCTTCTTCGAGTGCGACAACTACATGAACAGGATGCCCAAGTTTCTCTGCAACAGGCAAATCACCTACATTGAGACCTTCGAGCTGGATGAAAAAATCAGAAAAAG gCACGCCATTTTGTCCCACCTGCCGCTTGGCGTCAACGTCCTGTTCGTTTCGTTCAACATAG ATGATCTCTTATCGGAAAGGACCAAAACGCATTTTTCG AAGGAAATATctgagaggaagaagaagcaccactcgattttgaggaaaaaaatgaaggaggaaaaatattttaaactaCTAGCG GACGAAGAAATAGACAGGAAGGAAAAGCGCTACTGGAATTTGCCCAACAACACGATAAACATACAGAGCGATACTATTAGCATAAGTTCTGGCATGTTAAG GCACCCAAACCTGTTGGACGAAGAAAAATACCTTCACGGGGAACTGGACGGCGACTGGGTGGTAAAACAAAACGAATGCGCGTTTGTAGAGCATCTTTTCGCGAATGTAAATTGGGATAACCAACCGGGGGGAACTAgcacaggggggaggcaaaaaagtgGGCTAAAAAGGGGACCAAAAAATGGGTTAACTGGGGCAGCCGGGTCAAATGGGCCATCCGGGCCAACTTGGCCAAAAAAGGACCCCCCCGTAAACAGGGACAACGCAGCCGACCCAAACGTCTGCCACATTCCGAAGAGAAGCTTTCTCGAAATAGCGAAACAGAAAAGCGACGCGGGTGACGTTAAATcagaaatggggaaaaagaaggaagaacaGTTGTCCATTGGCTCCGGATCGGTTCACGTCAATTTGATTGATTTAATAAACACCAAAACGgctaaaaagaagaagagaaaatag
- a CDS encoding hypothetical protein, conserved (encoded by transcript PVX_094825A), protein MSCMNNFQRVLYASRFMRVFGKFKRAQLREKPQRKIGPFSNPVKRLARLKEKERLFCDLGTPRIIPRAKGSGREKILEVIKAPKVSKEVLERRLEFLLSNESVYQQMYNKMYNGITPYQCELFMWERQMRDLRKIYRAQYLHKLSEVTREEREKQMKLILQTREDKRRRRELIRERVLEDKKRKAILKDRLSLEKKVTQSILFKRQSNRKMNNIYWLAKLQRKSEYSDADDFKNKMERSGVGDTGGGSTSRREYNAGEKLDGSSIRMGSGDEDPLFNRNISTSALYKELGYEVRDEKSDNAKMFKVDKVYRKLLEESFEFLDEDEDEEKYGQMSHLENEENVSHKERAHILYSSFSDEEKVKLLDDKIALLTKKIEEKSYAKGLDNNNIMFYIQLRDKLEASKQAFLETTYLKKVTKGD, encoded by the coding sequence ATGAGCTGCATGAACAACTTCCAGAGGGTCCTGTACGCCTCGCGCTTCATGCGGGTGTTCGGGAAATTCAAGCGGGCGCAGCTGAGAGAAAAGCCGCAGAGGAAAATAGGGCCCTTCAGCAACCCAGTGAAAAGGCTAGCCAGGCTAAAGGAGAAGGAGCGGCTGTTTTGCGACTTGGGGACGCCCCGTATTATTCCAAGGGCTAAGGGAAgcggaagggaaaaaatccTGGAAGTTATCAAAGCACCCAAAGTGAGCAAAGAAGTCTTGGAGAGACGACTAGAATTTTTACTCTCCAATGAAAGTGTCTACCAGCAAATGTAcaacaaaatgtataatgGGATTACTCCCTACCAGTGTGAGCTCTTCATGTGGGAGAGACAAATGAGAGATTTGAGGAAAATTTATAGGGCACAGTATTTGCACAAATTAAGTGAAGTCACCAGGGAAGAACGGGAGAAGCAAATGAAGTTAATTTTACAAACGAGGGAAGATAAAAGAAGGCGTAGAGAATTAATAAGGGAAAGAGTAttggaagataaaaaaagaaaggccATCTTGAAGGACCGTTTatctttggaaaaaaaagtcacacAATCTATTCTATTTAAAAGGCAGTCCaatagaaaaatgaataacatTTATTGGCTAGCCAAACTGCAAAGGAAGAGTGAATACTCTGATGCGGACGAttttaagaacaaaatggagagaagcggGGTAGGCgacacagggggggggagtaccTCACGGAGAGAATACAATGCGGGGGAAAAACTCGATGGAAGTTCTATTCGAATGGGCAGCGGAGATGAAGACCCCCTGTTCAATCGTAACATCTCCACGAGCGCCTTGTACAAAGAGCTAGGATATGAAGTAAGAGACGAAAAAAGTgataatgcaaaaatgtttaaagtGGACAAGGTATACAGAAAATTACTAGAAGAGTCATTCGAGTTTTtggatgaagatgaagatgaagagaaaTATGGGCAGATGAGCCACCtggaaaatgaggaaaatgtGAGTCATAAGGAAAGAGCGCATATTTTATACTCCTCCTTTAGCGACGAGGAAAAGGTCAAACTGCTGGACGATAAAATAGCATTActtaccaaaaaaattgaagaaaaatcgTACGCCAAAGGTCTCGACAACAACAACATTATGTTTTACATTCAGCTGCGGGATAAGTTGGAGGCGTCCAAGCAGGCCTTCCTGGAGACGACCTACTTGAAAAAGGTGACAAAAGGGGATTAG
- a CDS encoding hypothetical protein, conserved (encoded by transcript PVX_094830A; Apicoplast targeted protein. Curated by Stuart Ralph, Walter and Eliza Hall Institute of Medical Research, Australia.) — protein MKKLLLLFLICSFKIWAENTRASKFANSKRKRNGNAMRENKLNNDDVDHYSFLSLRTANEEKAATENDSNNAKKEGEENTNGNEKKNEENGSGNEKRNEENNANEKKNEQTNDQSNGQSNSQTNIPKKNEAVPPEKKINKENLLEYGTHDKDGHFIPSYKTLTDEILSTNNSLERASSFLKIACSHIMKIVEFIPESKLSSQYIKVESKNVYIKDITSECQNIFFSLEKLTMTMIVLNSKMNKLVYVQDK, from the exons ATGAAAAAACTACTCCTGCTTTTCCTCATCTGCTCCTTCAAAATATGGGCCGAAAATACAAGGGCATCAAAATTTGCAAACTCTAAGCGAAAGCGAAATGGCAACGCAATGAGAGAAAATAAACTGAACAATGACGACGTGGACCACTACAGCTTCCTCTCCTTGCGGACGGCGAACGAGGAGAAGGCTGCCACCGAAAACGACAGCAACAACGCGAAGAAGGAAGGCGAAGAAAACACCAACGGTAATGAAAAGAAGAATGAAGAGAATGGCAgtggaaacgaaaaaaggaacgaagAAAACAAcgcaaatgagaaaaaaaatgaacaaaccAATGACCAAAGTAATGGCCAAAGTAACAGCCAAACTAAtatccccaaaaaaaatgaagccgtgccaccagaaaaaaaaattaataaagaaaacttATTAGAGTATGGGACCCATGACAAAGATGGCCATTTTATTCCTTCCTATAAAACACTGACGGATGAAATTCTGTCAACGAATAATTCTCTG GAAAGAGCGTCGAGCTTCCTAAAAATCGCCTGCTCACACATCATGAAAATCGTGGAATTCATCCCGGAGAGTAAACTGTCGTCTCAGTACATAAAGGTGGAGTCGAAAAACGTGTACATAAAGGACATCACCTCGGAAtgccaaaatatttttttctcgctcGAAAAATTAACCATGACAATGATTGTCCTAAATTCAAAGATGAACAAGTTGGTCTACGTCCAGGATAAGTAG
- a CDS encoding ubiquinol-cytochrome c reductase, putative (encoded by transcript PVX_094835A) — protein sequence MSLHKEICKYIARSSSKPLQKLEFEPTKRKTGALSQIFKKVFFPYYFKFVRAPYERWQFCAMTKFLREHGLMYDDMYSDKDPVIERAISLLPKDIQIKRYRRMLRGTHINFLRLYLHPSEQNYDPYIPYLAPYIEEAKFQLQEEEELLGYHPYDRRLYTGGTTGFGDLEPGMHFLVSIPNLYGAAIPHSLKKK from the exons ATGTCGCTGCACAAGGAAATCTGCAAATACATCGCGCGGTCAAGCTCGAAACCGCTGCAGAAATTGGAGTTTGAACCGACCAAACGGAAAACGGGGGCCTTGTCCCAGATCTTTAAGAAAGTCTTTTTTCCTTACTACTTTAAATTTGTCCGGGCGCCCTACGAAAGGTGGCAATTTTGTGCCATGACCAAATTTCTGAGGGAACACG GACTCATGTACGACGACATGTACAGCGACAAAGACCCCGTCATCGAGAGAGCCATATCCCTCCTCCCGAAGGATATTCAAATAAAGCGGTACAGGAGAATGCTAAGAGGAACGcacatcaattttttaagacTTTACCTGCACCCCTCAGAACAGAACTACGACCCCTACATCCCCTATCTTGCCCCATATATTGAAGAGGCAAAATTCCAGCTgcaagaagaggaagaattaCTGGGTTATCATCCCTACGACAGGAGGCTATATACTGGAGGAACCACTGGTTTTGGGGACTTGGAGCCAGGAATGCATTTCCTCGTTTCCATTCCGAACCTTTACGGAGCGGCCATACCGCACTCCCTTAAGAAGAAGTAG
- a CDS encoding hypoxanthine phosphoribosyltransferase, putative (encoded by transcript PVX_094840A): MKIPNNPGAGENALEPIYIKDDDGYDIDTFLIPDHYKNYITKVLIPNGVLKNRIEKLAFDIKQVYRNEEFHVICLLKGSRGFFSALLKYLNRIHNYSSTESPKHLYVEHYVRVKSYCNDQSLDRIEIVSEDLSCLKDKHVLIVEDIIDTGKTLLKFCEYLKKFEVKTIAITCLFIKRTPLWNGFKADFVGFSIPDAFVVGYSLDYNEKFRDLDHLCLVNDEGIKKFRTAPPTA, from the exons atgaaaatcccAAATAa cCCCGGAGCTGGCGAAAACGCCCTCGAGCCAATCTACATAAAGGACGACGATGGATACGACATTGACACATTTTTAATCCCAGATCACTACAAG AACTACATCACGAAGGTGCTAATCCCCAATGGAGTTTTAAAAAACCGAATAGAGAAATTGGCATTTGACATCAAACAAGTTTACAGGAATGAAGAATTTCACGTTATCTGCCTACTGAAAGGATCCAGGGGGTTCTTCAGTGCGCTGTTGAAATATTTGAATAGGATTCACAACTACAGCTCGACTGAATCCCCAAAGCATTTATATGTGGAGCACTACGTACGTGTTAAGTCGTATTGTAATGACCAGTCCTTAGACCGCATCGAAATTGTTAGCGAAGATTTATCCTGCCTAAAGGATAAACACGTTTTAATTGTTGAAGATATTATTGACACTGGAAAAACCTTGTTAAAGTTTtgtgaatatttaaaaaaatttgaggtGAAAACTATTGCCATTACCTGTCTGTTTATTAAGAGAACTCCTCTTTGGAACGGCTTTAAGGCTGACTTTGTTGGTTTTTCAATTCCAGATGCCTTCGTCGTTGGCTACAGCTTAGATTACAATGAAAAATTTCGAGACCTGGACCATTTGTGCTTGGTGAATGACGAAGGTATAAAGAAATTCAGGACCGCCCCTCCCACTGCTTGA